The sequence below is a genomic window from Rattus rattus isolate New Zealand chromosome 3, Rrattus_CSIRO_v1, whole genome shotgun sequence.
ATGAGCTTGCTAAAGTTGAACTTGTAGGTAAACCTCTTGCCTTTGGTCTTGTGCAGGATCCTCTTGTTGTAGTAATACCTAGAGAATTGAGAGTTGCCTctgtgaggaagggagagactgGAAGGCTTCTCCATTAGTCTGGAAGTTGCTGGAGGGCACCAGCCATCTTCCCACAGTGAGGGCGTTACCCAAGCCCTGCAAGAGTGGCAAGCAGCCTGGAGTGCCAGGAACCACAGCCCTTTTCCTTGAGCTCTGCCTCTCCCGTTGCTGGCCACTGTCTTCTCACCTGAGGGCCCGGCTCAGCTTGTCGTAGTTCATCTGTGGTTTGCACTTCCTGCGGCCCCAGAGGCGAGCCACTTCGTCTGGATCCTTGATGACAAACTCCCCGTACTCTCCCTGCTGCCAGGCGATGACATGGCGGAACTCTTCCTTCTGCAGCAGTTCCAGGATGAAGTGCCACAGCTGGATCTGCCGGGAGCCTGGCGACGACTCGGCTTTGTAGGCCCAATCCGGGAAGGCCAGacctgtggggggggggcagtgtgAGCATCACCTGCTGTCCTCAGGCCCTGCCCAAGTCAGCTTCAAGGCAGGGAGGCCTACCTGAGATCCAGTAGTTGACAGGGGCAGCCCGGATGCCTTCCGAG
It includes:
- the LOC116895430 gene encoding ETS translocation variant 3-like protein; translation: MDLQRPHRELRRKHRKQPSLQSKLDPLLPPTMYCNCFSEGIRAAPVNYWISGLAFPDWAYKAESSPGSRQIQLWHFILELLQKEEFRHVIAWQQGEYGEFVIKDPDEVARLWGRRKCKPQMNYDKLSRALRYYYNKRILHKTKGKRFTYKFNFSKLIVADCPPWKVWTPSTPCLLLRPPALCQTALVPVAEQSEPPSSMLCTRATGTQPARERTPRQPPEASGPRLAEPLLLFLEPPR